The following proteins are encoded in a genomic region of Odontesthes bonariensis isolate fOdoBon6 chromosome 19, fOdoBon6.hap1, whole genome shotgun sequence:
- the LOC142368728 gene encoding uncharacterized protein LOC142368728 gives MTHIMNAHQDKLLIGIKLFFVNVIIIKRSRLKYHQRLHTGQKPYSCSQCGAAFTVLSDLKIHQCSHTGEKPFICGQCGAAFTQLGHLKTHQRIHSGEKPYSCGQCGAAFTRLSDLKMHQRIHTGEKPFICGQCGAAFTQLGNLKKHQRIHSGEKPFSCGQCGAAFTQLGHLKRHQRSHSGEKPYICDQCGAAFTRLCSLKTHQRIHTGEKPYICDQCGAAFTALGNLKAHQRIHTGEKPYICGQCRAAFTESGGLKKHQRIHSGEKPFTCVQCRAAFTRLSDLKTHQRIHTGEKPFSCGQCRAAFTRLSDLKVHQHIHTGKKPFSCGQCRAAFSRLFDLKMHQRIHSGEKPYSCGQCGAAFTQLGHLKRHQRSHTADK, from the exons ATGACGCACATCATGAACGCTCATCAAGATAAGCTTCTCATAGGCATCAAACTCTTCTTTGTCAATGTCATCA ttatcaaacgatctcGTCTGAAgtatcatcagaggcttcatactggacagaagccatacagctgtagtcagtgtggggcagctttcactgtattatctgatctaaagataCACCAatgtagtcacacaggagagaaacctttcatctgtggtcagtgtggggcagctttcactcaattaggtcatctaaaaacacaccaacgtattcactcaggagagaagccatacagctgtggtcagtgtggagcagctttcactagattatctgatctaaagatgcaccaacgtattcacacaggagagaaacctttcatctgtggtcagtgtggggcagctttcactcaattaggtaatctaaagaaacaccaacgtattcactcaggagagaagcctttcagctgtggtcagtgtggggcagctttcactcaattaggtcatctaaagagacaccaacgtagtcactcaggagagaaaccttacatctgtgatcagtgtggggcagctttcactagattatgtAGTCTAAAGActcaccaacgtattcacacaggagagaaaccttacatctgtgatcagtgtggggcagctttcactgcattaggtAATCTGAAGGCACatcaacgtattcacacaggagagaaaccttacatctgtggtcagtgtcgggcagctttcactgaatcaggtggtctaaagaaacaccaacgtattcactcaggagagaaacctttcacctgtgttcagtgtcgggcagctttcactagattatctgatctaaagacacaccaacgtattcacacaggagagaaacctttcagctgtggtcagtgtagggcagctttcactagattatctgatctaaaggtgcaccaacatattcacacaggaaagaaacctttcagctgtggtcagtgtaggGCAGCTTTCAGTAGATTATTTGATTTAAAGatgcaccaacgtattcactcaggagagaagccatacagctgtggtcagtgtggggcagctttcactcaattaggtcatctaaagagacaccaacgtagtcacactgcagataaatga